The following coding sequences lie in one Streptomyces albofaciens JCM 4342 genomic window:
- a CDS encoding sensor histidine kinase: MRRVPRPARPAPGRLRRVRWTIRLRLTLLYGGLFLVTGVLLLTVVYLLVAGRPPWSGVEPPNPPAASVSPSGLGSPTGVPAPTVDLEQRLQQQRSDYLEKLLTSSGIALALLTFLSVWLGWVVAGRVLRPLRTMADTAKAISANDLHRRLSAPGPSDEIKDLADTFDALLDHLEGAFEAQRRFVANASHELRTPLTFERSLLEITLADPDASAAELRETCVRVLGSNARQEKLIEALLTLARSQRGLDRRVPADLAALAAEYLEQPRAGDGPPGVRIGSELAPAAVLGDPPLLERLIINLVDNAVRHNVPDGRVRVWTGLRGNRPALCVRNTGPEVPPSQIELIFQPFQRLRATRLGGHEGQGIGLSIVAAIAAAHDARLHAEPLPDGGLEIRVEFPPVAP; the protein is encoded by the coding sequence ATGCGCCGCGTACCGCGCCCGGCCCGGCCCGCGCCCGGCCGCCTCCGCAGGGTCCGCTGGACCATCCGGCTGCGGCTGACCCTGTTGTACGGGGGCCTCTTCCTCGTCACCGGGGTGCTGCTGCTCACCGTGGTCTACCTGCTGGTGGCGGGCCGGCCGCCGTGGTCCGGCGTCGAGCCGCCCAACCCGCCCGCCGCGTCCGTGAGCCCCAGCGGTCTCGGTTCCCCCACCGGCGTGCCGGCACCGACGGTGGACCTGGAGCAGCGTCTGCAACAGCAGCGCAGCGACTATCTCGAAAAGCTGCTCACCTCGTCCGGGATCGCGCTGGCGCTGCTGACCTTCCTGTCGGTGTGGCTGGGCTGGGTGGTGGCCGGCCGGGTGCTGCGCCCGTTGCGGACGATGGCCGACACCGCCAAGGCGATCTCGGCGAACGACCTGCACCGGCGGCTGAGCGCGCCCGGCCCGTCCGACGAGATCAAGGACCTGGCCGACACCTTCGACGCGCTTCTGGACCACCTGGAGGGCGCGTTCGAGGCGCAGCGCAGATTCGTCGCCAACGCCTCCCACGAACTGCGCACCCCGCTGACGTTCGAGCGCAGCCTGCTGGAGATCACCCTCGCCGACCCGGACGCGAGCGCCGCCGAGCTGCGCGAGACCTGCGTACGGGTGCTGGGCAGCAACGCCCGGCAGGAGAAGCTGATCGAGGCGCTGCTGACGCTGGCGCGCAGCCAGCGCGGCCTGGACCGGCGGGTGCCGGCGGACCTGGCGGCGCTGGCCGCCGAGTATCTGGAGCAGCCCCGCGCCGGTGACGGGCCGCCGGGCGTACGGATCGGCAGCGAGCTGGCGCCGGCCGCGGTCCTGGGCGACCCGCCGCTGCTGGAGCGGCTGATCATCAACCTGGTCGACAACGCGGTGCGGCACAACGTGCCGGACGGCCGGGTACGGGTGTGGACGGGCCTGCGCGGGAACCGGCCCGCGCTGTGCGTGCGCAACACCGGGCCCGAGGTCCCGCCGTCCCAGATCGAGCTGATCTTCCAGCCGTTCCAGCGGCTGCGGGCGACCCGCCTCGGCGGCCACGAGGGCCAGGGCATCGGCCTGTCGATCGTCGCCGCCATCGCCGCCGCCCATGACGCCCGGCTGCACGCCGAACCGCTGCCGGACGGCGGTCTGGAAATCCGCGTCGAATTCCCTCCCGTCGCACCCTGA
- a CDS encoding transglycosylase domain-containing protein, protein MIERRKGAHARTTEAAPGGRWPALLLRWWRAGYHRIRRLRPAYPRPGRTGFRRWIPSWRQSLGLGGSFVGVLAGILAIMYARTEIPADLNAFATQQDNVYYWADGTEMARTGDINRQDMPLESVPEKVRWAALAAENETFYSDSGISPSGILRAATRMVTGGDTQGGSTITQQYVKNAYLNQDQTFTRKLTEAFIAIKLDNKMSKDEILERYLNTSWYGRGTYGIQRAAHAYYGKDASQLNVSEGAFLASLLKGAALYDPALGSDAHKRAVERWNWVLDRMVAIGKLSQEERDGYTRFPEPQAPPKPAGLTGQNGYLVETARAYVDAHTDISEKDFALGGYQIHTTFEKPRMTALARAVGAARAKLDPDTRQADRNVRIGAASVTTDGRIVALYGGPDYLKQGFNDANSSVVPAGSAFTPFVYAAALRDGVERERGKPRTPVTPATVYDGNNKITLLTPEGPYWDRAGKIAKAENDGGKSWGRIPLKSAVANSVNTAIMQLGMDVGLERVGKVGVQTGLLESSLGEKLPSFALGTATPSAIRMADAYATFAGRGRHSEPYSVGRLMRNGSNVPVGKPAVKQVLPQNVAGAVDDALREAVARGSATAAKAAGPGAAGKTGTAQDNTSAWFVGYRGTLSTAVSLARIDPRSQELQPLDGIGGQRKETAGSTLPTDIWTRYMSGR, encoded by the coding sequence GTGATCGAACGTCGAAAAGGGGCACACGCCCGGACCACCGAAGCCGCTCCGGGCGGCCGATGGCCCGCCCTCCTCCTCCGGTGGTGGCGGGCCGGATACCACCGCATACGCCGGCTCCGGCCGGCCTACCCGCGACCGGGGCGCACCGGTTTTCGGCGCTGGATACCATCGTGGCGCCAGTCGCTGGGCCTCGGCGGCTCCTTCGTCGGCGTGCTGGCGGGCATTCTCGCGATCATGTACGCGCGGACCGAGATACCCGCCGACCTGAACGCCTTCGCCACCCAGCAGGACAACGTCTACTACTGGGCCGACGGCACCGAGATGGCCCGTACCGGCGACATCAACCGGCAGGACATGCCGCTGGAATCCGTCCCCGAGAAGGTCCGGTGGGCCGCGCTGGCCGCCGAGAACGAGACGTTCTACTCCGACAGCGGCATCTCGCCCAGCGGCATCCTCCGGGCCGCCACCCGGATGGTCACCGGGGGCGACACCCAGGGCGGTTCGACCATCACCCAGCAGTACGTCAAGAACGCCTACCTCAACCAGGACCAGACGTTCACCCGCAAGCTCACCGAGGCGTTCATCGCGATCAAGTTGGACAACAAGATGTCCAAGGACGAGATCCTCGAACGCTATCTGAACACCAGCTGGTACGGACGCGGCACCTACGGCATTCAGCGCGCCGCCCACGCCTACTACGGCAAGGACGCCTCGCAGCTGAACGTGAGCGAGGGCGCGTTCCTCGCCTCGCTGCTGAAGGGCGCGGCGCTGTACGACCCGGCGCTCGGCTCCGACGCGCACAAGCGCGCCGTGGAGCGCTGGAACTGGGTCCTGGACCGGATGGTGGCCATCGGCAAGCTCTCCCAGGAGGAGCGGGACGGCTACACCCGCTTCCCCGAGCCGCAGGCCCCGCCCAAGCCCGCCGGGCTGACCGGGCAGAACGGCTACCTGGTGGAGACCGCCCGCGCCTACGTCGACGCGCACACCGACATCTCCGAGAAGGACTTCGCCCTCGGCGGCTACCAGATCCACACCACCTTCGAGAAGCCCCGGATGACGGCGCTGGCCCGGGCGGTCGGCGCGGCGCGCGCCAAGCTCGACCCGGACACCCGGCAGGCCGACCGCAATGTCCGCATCGGCGCGGCCTCGGTGACCACGGACGGGCGGATCGTGGCGCTCTACGGCGGGCCCGACTACCTCAAGCAGGGCTTCAACGACGCGAACTCCTCCGTGGTGCCGGCGGGCAGCGCGTTCACACCGTTCGTCTACGCCGCGGCGCTGCGCGACGGCGTCGAGCGCGAGCGCGGCAAGCCCCGTACGCCGGTCACCCCGGCCACGGTCTACGACGGCAACAACAAGATCACGCTGCTCACCCCGGAAGGGCCGTACTGGGACCGGGCCGGCAAGATCGCCAAGGCGGAGAACGACGGCGGGAAGTCCTGGGGCAGGATCCCGCTGAAGAGCGCGGTCGCGAACTCCGTCAATACCGCGATCATGCAGCTGGGCATGGACGTGGGCCTGGAACGGGTGGGCAAGGTCGGCGTGCAGACCGGGCTGCTGGAGAGCAGCCTCGGCGAGAAGCTGCCGTCGTTCGCCCTCGGCACCGCCACGCCCAGCGCGATCCGGATGGCCGACGCGTACGCCACGTTCGCGGGCCGGGGCCGGCACAGCGAGCCGTATTCGGTCGGCAGGCTGATGCGCAACGGCAGCAACGTGCCGGTCGGGAAGCCGGCCGTCAAGCAGGTGCTGCCGCAGAACGTGGCGGGCGCCGTGGACGACGCGCTGCGCGAGGCGGTCGCCCGGGGCAGCGCCACCGCGGCCAAGGCCGCCGGTCCGGGCGCGGCCGGCAAGACGGGCACCGCGCAGGACAACACATCCGCCTGGTTCGTCGGCTACCGCGGCACCTTGTCGACCGCCGTCTCGCTCGCCCGCATCGACCCGCGCAGCCAGGAGCTCCAGCCGCTGGACGGCATCGGCGGGCAGCGCAAGGAGACGGCCGGCAGCACGCTCCCGACCGACATCTGGACGCGCTACATGAGCGGCCGCTGA
- a CDS encoding amidase domain-containing protein, which yields MKSTTLRSAVGTVLTVATAAVLLPAVPAAATARTGGVDQATAETFIRTADALLTQRTAALLDTRSARIAPLPRKQVRLSAGLARAENAGVATLRARKQRLAALGEAYTAADTKVAVDGTRVTGRRATVEVTESTTLTYKKIRGDEPGTTGFKARHELDFTAVPGGTWELTGIRSKDDGPGAINAPALRAAAVADDGNTMPSAPPASTSRPLRATPRKQLTGGYDYAAMAAYTEKYWRNYNPQYRKFNADGGDCTNFLSQALKAGGWKPEGGASSDYRKWWYDANGQSDSWLGVNEWSWYALNSKRVTSLSNVYQMDIGDVMQMDFDGDGSKDHSMMTTYRSSYGVPYLTYHSTNTYRKSVASIIASYPDAVYYAYRT from the coding sequence GTGAAATCAACGACCCTCAGATCCGCCGTCGGCACGGTGCTCACCGTCGCCACGGCGGCCGTGCTGCTGCCCGCCGTGCCCGCGGCGGCGACCGCCCGTACCGGCGGGGTGGACCAGGCCACCGCAGAAACGTTCATCCGCACCGCCGACGCCCTGCTGACGCAGCGTACGGCGGCACTGCTCGACACCCGCTCCGCGCGGATAGCCCCGCTGCCCCGCAAGCAGGTGCGCCTGTCGGCGGGACTGGCGCGCGCCGAGAACGCCGGGGTCGCCACCCTGCGCGCCCGCAAGCAGCGCCTCGCCGCCCTCGGGGAGGCGTACACCGCCGCCGACACCAAGGTCGCCGTGGACGGCACCCGGGTCACCGGCCGGCGCGCCACGGTCGAGGTGACCGAGAGCACCACGCTCACCTACAAGAAGATCCGCGGCGACGAGCCGGGCACCACCGGCTTCAAGGCCCGCCACGAACTCGACTTCACCGCCGTCCCCGGCGGGACGTGGGAGCTGACGGGCATCCGGTCCAAGGACGACGGGCCCGGCGCGATCAACGCCCCCGCGCTGCGGGCGGCGGCGGTCGCGGACGACGGGAACACCATGCCCAGCGCGCCGCCCGCCTCGACCTCCCGGCCCCTGCGGGCCACCCCCCGCAAGCAGCTGACCGGCGGGTACGACTACGCCGCGATGGCCGCGTACACGGAGAAGTACTGGCGGAACTACAACCCCCAGTACCGCAAGTTCAACGCGGACGGCGGCGACTGCACCAACTTCCTCAGCCAGGCCCTCAAGGCGGGCGGCTGGAAGCCCGAGGGCGGGGCCTCCTCCGACTACCGCAAGTGGTGGTACGACGCCAACGGCCAGTCCGACAGCTGGCTCGGGGTCAACGAGTGGTCCTGGTACGCGCTGAACTCCAAGCGCGTGACCAGCCTGTCGAACGTCTACCAGATGGACATCGGCGACGTCATGCAGATGGACTTCGACGGTGACGGGTCCAAGGACCACTCCATGATGACGACGTACCGCAGCAGCTACGGCGTGCCGTACCTGACGTACCACTCGACCAACACCTACCGGAAGTCGGTGGCGAGCATCATCGCGTCCTACCCGGACGCGGTCTACTACGCCTACCGCACCTGA
- a CDS encoding response regulator transcription factor, translated as MRILVVEDHRELAETLAAGLRREGMAVDVALDGTAALERTSVNRYEVVVLDRDLPGVHGDEVCQTLVTEGYPARVLMLTAASTIEDRVEGLAGGADDYLPKPFAFAELVARIRALGRRSQPALPPVLCHADLKLDPGKRTASRAGKRLDLSPKEFAVLELLLSAGGRVVSAEELLERAWDEAADPFTNTVKVTVSRLRRKLGDPPLIETVAQAGYRI; from the coding sequence ATGCGGATTCTGGTGGTGGAGGATCATCGCGAACTCGCGGAGACGCTGGCCGCGGGCCTGCGCCGGGAAGGCATGGCGGTCGATGTCGCCCTGGACGGCACGGCCGCGCTGGAACGCACCTCGGTCAACCGGTACGAGGTCGTCGTCCTCGACCGCGACCTGCCCGGCGTCCACGGCGACGAGGTGTGCCAGACGCTGGTCACCGAGGGGTACCCGGCGCGGGTCCTGATGCTGACCGCCGCCTCGACCATCGAGGACCGGGTCGAGGGCCTGGCCGGCGGCGCCGACGACTACCTGCCCAAGCCGTTCGCGTTCGCCGAACTCGTCGCCCGCATCCGCGCCCTGGGCCGCCGCAGCCAGCCCGCGCTGCCCCCGGTGCTGTGCCACGCCGACCTCAAACTGGACCCGGGCAAGCGCACCGCGTCGCGGGCGGGCAAGCGCCTGGACCTCAGCCCCAAGGAATTCGCCGTCCTCGAACTGCTGCTGTCCGCGGGCGGCCGCGTGGTCTCCGCCGAGGAACTGCTGGAGCGCGCCTGGGACGAGGCCGCCGACCCGTTCACCAACACGGTCAAGGTCACCGTCAGCCGGCTGCGCCGCAAGCTGGGCGACCCGCCGCTCATCGAGACCGTCGCCCAGGCCGGATACCGGATCTGA